The Streptomyces sp. NBC_00435 nucleotide sequence GCGATGCGGTCCTGTGCGGTGTGTTCGACCACGACGTCGGCGATGAAGACGGCGGCGAGGGTGGTGGCGATCCCGGCGGTGACGAGTACGGGGGTGCGGCGGAGTTTCATTGCGGGGCGGATCCGATCTGCTTCAGCATCCCGAAGGCCTCCAGCAGGAGGTGCGGGGGAGGGGTGTCGGTGACGGTGCCGTTCTCGCGGCGCCGGCGTTGGGTGCGCAGGACGGCGCGTACGGCGGACAGGGCGGCGCCGGCGATCACTCCGGCGCGAAGGTCGGCTTCGGGCGTTCCGGCGGGGAGCCGGTCCAGCACGATGAGCGTGAGCCGGTTCTCGAAATCGGCGAAGAGCTGGACCAGTTGGGCCGCTACGACGCGTTCGTCGCCCGCGATCGAGATGGAATGGGTGAGCGCGGTCAGGCTGGAGGCCGCGAACGGCGCCACGGCTGAGACGAGCGCGTTGCAGACCGCGTCGAGCGGGTCCTCCTCCGGCGGGCGCCGCGCCAGTTCGGCCTCCACGTACTCGAAGAGGTCGATGCTGTCGGGCAGGAGCAGGGCCTCCTTGCTCTCGAAGTAGCGGAAGAAGGTCCGCTCGGACACGTTCGCGCAGGCGGCGATGTCCGCGACCGTGGTCCCCGCGAAACCGTGCTCGGCGAACAGTGCGGCGGCGCCCTCGCGCAGCAGCTTGCGGGTCCGCTCCTTCTTGCGCTCGCGCAGTCCGGACTCGGGATCGGTCCCGGACTCGGGATCGGGTGCGGAGGCGTGTGCCGGGGCGGACGGATCTTGGGTCACGGCCGAAGCCTAGCAATGCCGTCACCTCTGTCAATTGTCATGCCTGTCAATTGTCAGTCGTGCCATTTTCCGCCTAAGGTCTTCGTGTCAGTCCTGACACTTTCCGGAGGAGCCGCGTCGTGCACCACCCCCAGCCGCCCGAAGGACGGCCCCCGGCCTCCCGCCTGAGCCGCCTCGGGACCCTCTGCGCCCGCCACCCCGTCCGGGTGATCGCCGTCTGGCTCCTGCTGCTGGCCGTCGCGGTACTCGGACGCCAGCTCGCCGCCGCGGCCTACAGCGACCAGATCACCCTGCCCAGCACGCAGTCCCGTACCGGAGCCGACCTGCTGACCGGCTCCGCGCCCCGGGCCGCGGACCCCAGTGGGCGGGTGGTCTTCCACGTCGACTCGGGTTCCCTGTCCGGACACCGTCAGGCCATGGACGAGAGCGTGGCCGATCTCGCGGGGATGCCCCACGTCACCGCCGCGTCCCCGGTCGTCACCAGCGCGGACGGCCGGACCGCCTACACCACCGTGTCCTTCGACCGGCAGCTCAAAACACTCGGGCACGCCTACACGGACACACTCGACACGGCCACCGCGGCGGCCCGCGCCTCGGGCGTGGAGGTCGCGTACGGCGGGGACCTGGACCAGGTCGTGCGGCCGCCGGCCGACGACCGGACCGCCGAGGTGGTGGGCGTCCTCGTGGCCCTGCTGATCCTCGTCCTCGCCTTCGGCAGCATCGCCGCGGCGCTGCTGCCCCTGGCCACGGCACTGGTCGGCGTCGGCGTGGGCCTCGGTGTCGTCGGCATCGTCGCGGGAGCCGTCACCTTCGCGACCGCCGCCCCCACGCTCGCCACCATGATCGGCCTCGGTGTCGGGATCGACTACGCCCTCTTCCTCACCACCCGCTTCCGGCAGGACCTCATCGACGGCCACGATCCGGTCGACGCGGCCGGCCGTACCGCCGCCACCAGCGGCCGCGCCGTCGTGGTCGCCGCCGTCACCGTCGCGGTGGCCATGCTGAGCCTGTACACGTGCGGACTGACCTTCATCGGCCGCATGGGGCTCGCCGCCACCATCGTCGTGATCATCACCGGGGCCGCCGCGCTGACCCTCGTTCCGGCCGCCCTGGGCCTGGTGGGGCGCCGGATCGACCGGTACGCGCTGCGCCGCCCGGTCGCCGAGACCTCCGGCGACCACGACGGCTGGCACCGCTACGCCGCCCTGGTGGCCCGGCATCCGTGGAAGTTCCTGACCGCGGGCACGCTGCTGCTCGCGCTGTGCTCCGTACCGCTGTTCTCCATGCGCCTGGGCCACGTCGACGACGGCGCCGACAAGGCGGGCAGCACCACCCGCGAGGCCTACGACTGGATCGCCGGGGCGCAGGGCCCGGGGTTCGGCCCCGGGGCCAACGGCCCCTTCGTCCTGGTGACCGACCTCCACCACACCACCGTCCCGGCCGACAGGATCGGCGGCGAGCTCACGGCCGCCCTGCGGGACACGGCCGGGGTGGCCCGGTTCACCCCCCTCGCGCCGAGCCCCGACGGCAAGCTGCTCATCTCCACGGTCACCCCGGCCACCGGACCGCAGAGCGCGGGCACGGGCAGCCTGTTCACGACGCTCACCGGGACCACCCTGCCCACCGCGCTCAGCGGCACCGGCGCCGAGGCCTACCTCACCGGATCCACCGCCGGCCAGCTGGACTTCCGCGACACGGTCGAGGAGCGGCTGCCGCTCATCATCGGCATCGTCCTGGCCGCGGCGCTGGTGCTGCTGACCGTCGTGTTCCGCAGTGTGGTGGTCCCGCTCAAGGCGGTCGCCCTGAACCTGTTCACCACGGCCGCGTCCTACGGGGTCCTCGTCGCGGTGTTCCAGTGGGGCTGGGGGAGCGGCCTGATCGGGCTGACGCAACCCGTGCCCATCGAGTCCTTCGTGCCGATGATGATGTTCGCGATCGTCTTCGGTCTGTCGATGGACTACGAGATCTTCCTGCTCTCCGCCATCACCCGTTCCTGGCACCGCACGAAGGACAACACCCTCGCCGTGGGCACCGGGCTCGCGGCGACCGGGCGGGTCATCTCCAGCGCGGCGCTCATCATGACGGCGGTCTTCCTGTCCTTCGCGGGCTCGGCCACGGTCGTGGTGAAGATGCTGGCGCTGGGCCTGGCGGTCAGCGTGGTCCTGGACGCGACGGTGGTGCGGCTGGTGCTGGTCCCGTCGGCGATGTTCCTGATGGGCCGCGCCAACTGGTGGCTACCGGGCTTCCTGGACCGGCTCCTGCCGGACCCGTGGGGTGGGCACCGTCCGACGCCGGCCGCGGGTGGGGACGCGGGCGCGGGCACCGGCACGGGCCGCGGTGAGGCATGATCGGGGGATGTCTGATCGCATCATCGCCGCCTGTGACGGGGCGGCCAAGGGAAATCCGGGGCCGGCCGCATGGGCCTGGGTCATCGCCGACGTCGACGGGCGCCCCGAGCGCTGGGAGGCCGGACCACTCGGCCGGGCCACCAACAACGTGGGTGAACTCACCGCTCTGCAGCGACTGCTGGAGGCCGTGGCCCCCGGCACGGCCGTGCAGGTGCGGATGGACTCCCAGTACGCCATGAAGGCCGTGACCCAGTGGCTCCCGGCCTGGAAGCGCAACGGCTGGAAGACGGCGGCGGGCAAGCCGGTGGCGAACCGCGAGCTCGTGGAGAGCATCGACGAGCTGCTGGCCGACCGGGACGTCGAGTTCCGCTACGTCCCCGCGCACCGCGAGGACGGCGACCACCTGAACGCGATCGCCGACCAGGCGGCCAGTGACGCGGCCGTGAGCCAGGAGCCGGCGGGCACCGCGCTGGGACACGCGTCCATGCCGGTCCCGGCGCCTGCCCGCAGTACGCCCGCCCGCAGCACCCCCGCACGCAGGGCGGCCGGCTCCGCTCCGGCCGGGAGCGGAGCCGCCAGGAGCACGGCGGGCACCCGTGGTGCGGTGACCATCAAGGCGAAGTTCCCCGGGACCTGCCCGTGCGGCAAGCAGTACGGGTCAGGGGAGAAGATCAGCAAGCTCGGTTCACGCTGGGGACACCCCGACTGCGGCGGGGCCGGCGCGGCCGCCCTGTAGGCGTCGGCGTCAGCCGATCTGCCAGCGCTGGTACGTCGAACCGCCGTTGGACTGCTGGGCGACCAGGGCGCCGTCGGCCCCGGAAGCGGCGGTCAGCAGGAGTGCGCTCTTCTTGTTGGTCACCGAGTAGTCGCCGGAGCCCAGCGCCGCGATGAGCCAGCGCTGGCTGTCGCCGCTGCCGCAGGTGGCCTGGACCACGGCCGCGCCGGAGGCGGTGGAACCGCCCGCCACGTCCGCGCAGAGGCTGGAGGAGCCGTTGACCATGGTGTAACTGCCGTCCGCGCCCAGGGTCAGCCGCCACTGCTGGTTGGTGCCCCCGTGCGGGGTCCAGGTGATCAGCTGGGTGCCGGACGCGCTGGAGCTCGCCGGGTCGTCGAGCGCCTTCCCGCCCGCGGTGAGGGTACGGGTGCCGCTCAACTGGCCGCCGTAGACCTCGAACTCGTACAGGGAATAGCCGTAGGCGGTGCCCCGCTGCGTGCCGTACACCCGGATGTAGCGGCCGGAGCCGGAGAGCCCGGTCAGGTCCTGGACCCCGCCCGTGCCGGTGGTCGTCGCGTACGCGGTGCGCCAGGTGGTCCGGTCGTCCGAGAGCTGGATCTGGAAGCCCTTCCCGTACGCGGCCTCCCAGCGCAGGACCACCCGGTTGACGGCCTGGCTGGACCCGAGGTCGACCTGCAGCCACTGCGGGTCGCCGTAGACGCTGGACCACCGGGTGCCCGGATCGCCGTCGGTCGCCAGGGAGGCCGGGAAGTTGACGGTCTCGGTGCTGGAGGCGGTCGTGGGGCGGCCCAGGGCGAGGTTGCCGGGCTGGGCGAGGCCCGGCCAGGCGGGATTGTGCCCGATGGCGGCCACGACCGGGGTGAAGGCGGCGTAGGTGCTCACCGGCTTGGGTGATCCCCAGGTCTGCTGGGCGAGCCCGCGCAGCGGGTAC carries:
- a CDS encoding TetR/AcrR family transcriptional regulator encodes the protein MTQDPSAPAHASAPDPESGTDPESGLRERKKERTRKLLREGAAALFAEHGFAGTTVADIAACANVSERTFFRYFESKEALLLPDSIDLFEYVEAELARRPPEEDPLDAVCNALVSAVAPFAASSLTALTHSISIAGDERVVAAQLVQLFADFENRLTLIVLDRLPAGTPEADLRAGVIAGAALSAVRAVLRTQRRRRENGTVTDTPPPHLLLEAFGMLKQIGSAPQ
- a CDS encoding MMPL family transporter, which translates into the protein MHHPQPPEGRPPASRLSRLGTLCARHPVRVIAVWLLLLAVAVLGRQLAAAAYSDQITLPSTQSRTGADLLTGSAPRAADPSGRVVFHVDSGSLSGHRQAMDESVADLAGMPHVTAASPVVTSADGRTAYTTVSFDRQLKTLGHAYTDTLDTATAAARASGVEVAYGGDLDQVVRPPADDRTAEVVGVLVALLILVLAFGSIAAALLPLATALVGVGVGLGVVGIVAGAVTFATAAPTLATMIGLGVGIDYALFLTTRFRQDLIDGHDPVDAAGRTAATSGRAVVVAAVTVAVAMLSLYTCGLTFIGRMGLAATIVVIITGAAALTLVPAALGLVGRRIDRYALRRPVAETSGDHDGWHRYAALVARHPWKFLTAGTLLLALCSVPLFSMRLGHVDDGADKAGSTTREAYDWIAGAQGPGFGPGANGPFVLVTDLHHTTVPADRIGGELTAALRDTAGVARFTPLAPSPDGKLLISTVTPATGPQSAGTGSLFTTLTGTTLPTALSGTGAEAYLTGSTAGQLDFRDTVEERLPLIIGIVLAAALVLLTVVFRSVVVPLKAVALNLFTTAASYGVLVAVFQWGWGSGLIGLTQPVPIESFVPMMMFAIVFGLSMDYEIFLLSAITRSWHRTKDNTLAVGTGLAATGRVISSAALIMTAVFLSFAGSATVVVKMLALGLAVSVVLDATVVRLVLVPSAMFLMGRANWWLPGFLDRLLPDPWGGHRPTPAAGGDAGAGTGTGRGEA
- a CDS encoding ribonuclease H family protein, with protein sequence MSDRIIAACDGAAKGNPGPAAWAWVIADVDGRPERWEAGPLGRATNNVGELTALQRLLEAVAPGTAVQVRMDSQYAMKAVTQWLPAWKRNGWKTAAGKPVANRELVESIDELLADRDVEFRYVPAHREDGDHLNAIADQAASDAAVSQEPAGTALGHASMPVPAPARSTPARSTPARRAAGSAPAGSGAARSTAGTRGAVTIKAKFPGTCPCGKQYGSGEKISKLGSRWGHPDCGGAGAAAL